Within the Campylobacter sp. CNRCH_2014_0184h genome, the region AGATTGTCTTAGCATAGCTACTATTTCTTGACCTAATACATTAGTAGTTACTTCAACCCCACCTTTAGCATTAGCAACTTCAGTGGTAAAGTCTAAGGCTTTATAGCTATCAAATACTCTATTAATTTCATTCATATTAGAACCAACTTTTTGTTCTAATACATTTAGCATTTCATTTAATACATTTTTTAATTCTATTAATTGAGGATTAGCAGGAATTGCACTAATTCTTGCTGTTAGATTACCACCTTCAACCTCTCTAACGGTTTCTACTGATTGTTCTACTGCTTTAGCATCTTGTTCTAATGCATTTTTAGTTTTAGTGATGTTTTCATTAATAGCTTTTGCTATAACTCCAAATTCATCGTTACTCTTAACATCTATCATAGTAGAATCTTTAGTTTTATGATTGATAAAATCAAAGAAAGAACTAAGACCATTTTGTATAGCTTGTAAAGGTGATAGATAATAAGAGATGATAAAATAAAGTAAAACAATACTTGCAATACTTGTAAAAATAACTATAATAGTTTGAATGTAAGCTATTTTTAGTGCAGGTGTTTCTATTACTTCTACATCTTCACCAGCACAAGTTGTATAACCATCAATTTTTACACAAATACCAAATCTATCGCCACCATTTTGAGTGGTATAATTAAAAATATTATAATCTCCAGCATTTTCATAAGCTTTAGCTACTGTAACTATATCTGGATTTTGCTCTCCACCAACTAATGATTTATCAGTTGATGCAAATACAGTATAAGCATGATCAAATACAAAAGTTCTTCCTGGTAATTCGTTAAATTTTTCTTGTAAGTCTTTAACTAAAACATCAATTGCTAATACCCCTATAAATTTACCATCTTTAATTAAAGGCATAGCATAGGTAAAACATGGCAATCCTGTTGTTGCATCAATATAAGCTGCTGTGATATATAAGCCATTTTTCTTTCTAGCTTCTATATAAAATTCTCTTGTGGTAGCATCATAATTGTCAGCTTTTCCATAAATTCCATAGTCTAAGCCTTTACTATCGCTATCTGGATCGCTTACTATTAATTCTCCATTTGATTGAGCTATATAGACAGCCAAATAGCTGTTTATATCTCTAACGGTTTTAAGTAAATCGCCTGTGTTTTCCATAAGCTTTTCTTGGGTATTAAGTTCGTTATATGGAAGTCTTAAAATAGCTTGAGAAAGTTGCTCTAAAGAATGAGTATGGAGACTTTTAAAATCTCTCATTGATTTTTCTGCAACTTTTACATAGTTAGTTTCAGCCTTAACCACCTCATGATTTAAAGCTTTTTTTGTAAAAATAAAGCTAATAATTCCAAGTACTATCAAACAGATGATAGCTATAACATTAGCAATTAATGAAATTTTTAATTTAATACTTTTCATTAAATAACCTCCTTTTTTTATTTGCAATGTTGAAATTTGGTTTTATTATAACATTAAAATCAAAAATGTACAAATATTATCTAAATGATAAATTTTTATATTAATGTTTTTAAGAGTTTAGAGCATGCCTGTGAGAGTATAATATAAGTCTCATTAAAATCTCCGCTATACCAAGGATCAGGAACTTCATCATATCCTAATTCTAAAGCATAAGAAGTGATTTTGTGAATTTTGTGTTTAAAATTTGGAAAATTTTTAACTACATCATTATAATTAGAATTATCCATAACGATAATAAGATCATTTTCTTCACACATTTTTAAGCTTAGCTTTTGACTGCAAAATGGCTTGGAGTTGATATTTTTACTATTTAACATGGCTTTGGTTTTATAGTGCATATCCTCTCCATCATGATAACCTGAAGTGCCTGCGCTAGAAACAATAAATTTATCATTTAAATTTGCTTTTATTAAAAGATCTTTCATAATAAATTCAGCCATAGGGGAACGACAAATATTCCCTAAGCAAACAAAAATAATTTTAGTCATTTTTTCCTCAAAAATTGTGTAGTTTTTTCAAAATTATAGCAGTATTTCAAAATATTTTTTAAGATTAATTAAAACTAAGATATAATTTTTCATTAATGGGGAGCTTTTGCTGAGAGGAAGTTAGACTTCGACCCTTGAGAAGTTTGGTAATGCGAACTTTGAATTCTTGCAAAAACTTTCCTTTTTTATAAAAAAGGATAAAAATGATACAAGCAAAAACAAAAACTAAAATTCCTATCTTAACTATAGCAGGAAGTGATTGTAGCGGTGGGGCTGGCATACAAGCTGATTTAAAAACTTTCAGCGCTCATGATTTATTTGGTATGAGTGTAGTTTTAAGCGTTGTGGCTGAAAATACTGCAAGGGTGATTTCTTGTTTTGATATACCCACCAAGATAATAGATGAGCAAATGTTAGCAGTTTATGAAGACATAGAGCCAGCTGCTGTGAAAATTGGGATGCTAGGTTCAAAAGAAATTATAACTTGCGTAAAAGAAAATTTATTACGCTTTAAAGCCAAAAATGTAGTGATTGATCCTGTGATGTTTGCAAAAAATGGCTATGCTTTAATGCCTTTGGAAAATTGTCAGTTTTTTAAAGATGAAATTTTATCTTTAGCTGATGTACTTACGCCAAATATACCTGAGGCTGAATTTTTATGTGATTTTAAAATACTTAATGAAGAGGGTATGAAAAAAGCTGCTATAAAGCTTTTCAAAGAAGGTGCAAAAAGTGTTTTGATTAAAGGTGGGCATAGTAAAGATAATACTAATGATGTTTTTTATGATGGAAAGGAATTTAGTATTTTTAAAGCAGAAAAAATCAACACAAAAAACACACATGGCACAGGTTGTACATTAAGTTCAGCTATAGCTAGCAATCTTGCCTTAGGTAAAGAAAAGCATGAAGCTATAAAGCTTGCTAAAGATTATGTATATGGGGCTATATTAAATTCCTTAGCGCTTGGAAAAGGTTGTGGTCCAACAAATCATTTTTATCAATTTGATAAGGAATAAAAATGATTAAAATAGTAAGAGAAAAAAATCCTTTGATTCATCATATTACTAATTATGTTACAGCTAATGATTGTGCGAATGTAACTATAGCAATGGGAGCAAGTGCTGCTATGGCTGATTTTTATGAAGAACAAACTGATTTTGCTAAAATAAGCTCAGCCTTAGTATTAAATACAGGCACTATTAATCAGCTTGTAGCAAATTCTATGCTAAAAGCAACCAAAGAATATGCTTTATTAAATAAACCTATAGTTTTTGATCCTGTTGCTTTGGGTGTGAGTAAGGCAAGAGACGGGATTAATTTTGAATTGCTTAATCTAAAAGGTATTAGTATTGTTAAAGCAAATGCGTCTGAAATGGCTAGTGTTATAGGTTTAGATGGTAAAGCAAGAGGGGTTGATAGTACTTTTGTAATTAATGATGAGTTTTTAGAAAAAGCTAGAGAATACTCATATAAAACTAAGCGTGTTTTAGCTATAACTGGAAAAATTGATTATATTATAAATCAAGAGCGTATTGCAAAAGTTTATAATGGTTCTATCATGGCTACTAAAATAACTGGAGCAGGTTGCATGTGTGCTTCTTTGTGTGGGGTTTTTGCAGGAGCATTAGAAGATAAATTTCAGGCTAGTTTATATGCTTTACTAAGTTTTGGTATAGCTAGTGAAATCGCTCAAGAACTTTCTAGTGGAAGTGGTAGTTTTAGAGTGAATTTAATCGATGCTTTAAGTAATTTAAATGATGAAGAAATTAAAAAAAGAGCTAAATATGAAATCATTTAAAATTTATCTTGTTGCAAGCAAGGGTGAGAAAAGTGAAAGTGAGTTTTTAAATATTTTAGAAGCTTCTTTGAAAGCTAAGATTGATATTTTACAACTTAGGGAAAAAAATCTTAGCACTTTAGAATTTTATAATCTTGCTTTAAAAGTTAAAACTTTGTGTGAAACATATAATACGCCTTTTGTGATAAATGATAGAATCGATATAGCCATGGCTGTGAATGCAAATGGAGTGCATATAGGTCAAAAGGATATGCCTTTAAAAAAAGCAAGAGAACTTTTAGGTGAAGATAAAATCATAGGACTTACGATCAATCATAAAAGTGAGCTTGCTAATACTCAAGGCGCTACTTATCTTGGAGTAGGGGCTGTTTTTGCTACGCCTAGTAAGCAAGATTGTGTTGTACTTGGTATAGATGGATTAAAAGAAATTACTAGTTTAAGTTCTTTACCTATTGTGGCTATAGGTGGGATAGATGAAACTAATTTAAATTTGCTTAAAGACTGTAATATACAAGGTATAGCTGTGGTTAGAGCAATAATGCAAGCAAGTGATCCTTATATGGCAACTTTAAATTTAATATCAAGTTTTGATAAAACTTTTATAGGAAAATAATGATTTATTTTATAGGGGATAAAGAATTTGATGGCGTTAAGACTATAAGATTAAATGAAATCAAATTTCTTGATTTTGAAGTGAATTTAAAAGAATTTGATTGTTTGATCATTAGCTCTAAGAATGCACTCAAAGCATTAATGTCAAGTAAAAGTAAAATTGATTTTGATATTAAACTTTATGCCGTGGGGCAAAAAAGTGCTGATTTTGCAAAAGAACTTGGTTTTAAAAATGTCAAATATCCCAGTAAAGCTTATGGTAAAAATTTAGCTAGCGAGTTTTTATCTGAGTTTAAAAATAAAAAATGTCTTTATTTAAGAGCTAAGAAAATTAGCTCAGGCCTTGATGAAGTTTTATTAAATGAAAATATCTCTTTAAAACAATTAATTGCTTATGAAAACGTAGCCATAGAGCCTAAAAAAGATGAGTTAAAAATACAACATCCTAGTGTTTTTATCTTTAGTGCTCCTTCAAGTATAGAGCAATTTTTGAAATTTTTTGCATTAAAAAACGAAGATAAAGTTGTAGTTATAGGTCAAAGTACAGCTTTAAAGCTCCATAATTTTAAAAATTTATATATATGTGAAAAGCAAGATCTAAACTCTTGTTTGAAATTAGCTAAGAGTTTAGATTTTTAAAAGTATTATATAGTAAAATTGAAGCAATAAAAATCATACAAATATCGCCAACTAAAGTAGCTAGCCAAACTCCATTAATCCCTAAAAATTGCGTTAGTATAGATAAAGATAAAAATGGAAAAATAAGACTTTGGGAAATAGAAATTCCTAAAGAAAGTAAAGGTTTATCAAGTGCTGTGAAAAATGAAGCGCAAAGTTTTCCAAACCAAGAAAATAAAAACGAAAAAGAAAAAAATATTAAGGCATTTTGTGCTATATGGATAAAATCTTGGTTGTTATCTTTGTTGAAAACATTTACTATAAGGTTATTGAAAAAATAAACAAATAAAAACACTATTGTGCTTACACCCCAAGAAGCAAAAAACATTCTTTTAAAAATAGCTTGAATTCTTGCAATATTTCTGTGCCCATAATTATAACTTAACGCAGGTTGCATAGCATCACACATAGCCAAAACTAGCATGAAAACAAAAGTACTAAGATATAAAATCACTGAAAATGCTGCAACAGCTGTACTTCCAGAGAGTTCAAGCAAGAAAGCATTAGCTAAGATGGTATAAAAAGAGCTGGAAATATTAGAAAAAAATTCAGATGAGCCATTGTAGAGTATATTTTTTAGTATTTGTAGCTTGATTATTGGCTTTTTAAATTTTAAAACTAAATCTTTAAAAACAAAAGGTAATATTCCCAAAACGCTTCCTAAAAACATACCTATACAAGTTGCTAAAGCTGCTGAAAAAAGTTCCCAATCAAAAACCACTATAAAAAGCCAATCAAGAAAAATATTACTCAAAGCAGTAACAACATTAACTACCATACTATAAAAAGTTTTTCCGCATATTCTAAGATAATTATCCATAGCAAAAGCTAACATTGTAAAGGGAGCAAAAACAGCAAAAATTTGCATATATTCAGTAGATAAGCTTTGAATATTCTCATCAGCTCCCATAAAAGCACTTAATGCTTTTGCTAAAAAAAATCCTAAAATTCCCATTAAGCAAGAAATTGCAAAAATAAGAACTATGCAAAAAGAAAAAATAGCTCTTGCTTTTTCAATTTTTCCTTTACCTAGATTAATTGCTATTTGCACCGATGAACCTATGGCTATCATATCAGCCAAAGCAAAGCTTATCATGATAAAAGGCATCATTAAATTCATAGCAGCAAGCGCGTCTGAACCTAGATATTTTCCAACAAAAATTCCATCAATAATCACATAAAGATAAATAAAAGCCATGCTAGCCATATTTGGCAGGGCGCATTTTATAAATAGTTTGGTAGGATTTAATGTAGTGTAAAAATTATGTATTGACATAGGTTTTCCTTATTAAAAATTATTTTATTTAGATTATGCAGATAAAATAAATTTAATAAAGAGATTCTATACCTTCTATGATATCTTTAAAATACGGATCAACAATGATTATAAAAAAATCTCTAAAAAGCATTTATATCACCTAAATTTTAAAAATACAATAAATAAAAGAAATTATATTATAGTAGTGGTTATAAATTTCTTAATATAAAATTTAATAATTTTTATCCGATTTTTATAAACCCACAAAAAAAGGAGCAAGGATGCAAATAAATTCGTATTCACGTGTGGCAGTGGAGTCACAGATTAGCAATAGGAAGGCTGATTCGAATACTAAGCTTGAAGATGCCAATACTAAAAGCGCTAATAGCACAAAAGATATTGATGAGGATAAGCTTAGTAAGCTTGCTAGCATAGGCGGAAAAGGCATAACAGAACTTTATGCTATGAGTTTTATGCAACAAGCATTTAGCATGAGTTCATCTAATGGTCTATCTCAAGCTGGGATTTTTCAAGGAGCTCAGTCTAAGGATTCTTTAACGGCTATTTTATCAAATGTAGATTTTAAAGCTATAGGATATGAAGGTAAAGATATACTTAGTTTAAATGCTGATGAGGCAAAAGAGCTTATTGGGGAAGATGGGTATTTTGGTGTAGCAAAAACATCTCAAAGATTGGCTGATTTTGTTATTAATGGGGCTGGTGATGATATGGAAAAACTTCAAAAAGGTTTGGAAGGTCTAAAAGCAGGATTTGCGCAAGCGGAAAAAATGTGGGGTGGTAAACTTCCTGATATCAGCTATGAAACAATTGATAAAGCTATCGAAAAAGTAACTCAAAAAATCAATGAATTGGGTGGAAATTCTTTAGATATCAATGCATAAATTTATATCCCTAGTTTTAAACTAGGGATTTAGTCTATTTTTAAAACGCTTAAAAATGCTTCTTGAGGTAAATGTACTTTGCCAATAGCTTTCATTCTTTTTTTACCTTCTTTTTGTTTTTCAAGAAGCTTTCTTTTTCTAGTAATATCCCCGCCATAGCATTTTGCAGTTACATTTTTACCCATAGATTTTACATTTTCTCTTGCGATGATTTTATTTCCAATGCTTGCTTGGATAGCAACTTCAAAAAGCTGTCTTGGGACGATTTCTTTCATCGCTTTTACCAGCTCCCTGCCTTTGCTTAGTGCCTTTTCATTTGGCACTATGATGCTTAGTGCATCGACATTTTCACCAGCTACTTTAATATCAAGCTTTACAAGATCACCCACTCTAAATTCAATAGGTTCATAATCAAAACTAGCATAACCTTTAGTGAGTGATTTGAGTTTATCATAAAAGTCCATAACGATTTCATTTAAAGGTATATCATACTCAAGTAAAACACGCTCAGGGGTGATATAATCCATCTTAACTTGCATACCACGTTTGCGATTTAAAAGAGTGATTAAATTTCCTAAATATTCACTTGGGGTTATGATAGTTGCTTTTACATAAGGTTCTTTTATGTGATCGATTTTATTTACTGGAGGCAGCTCGCTTGGGTTTTGAATTTTTAAAACTTCTCCATCAGTTTGATAAATTTCATAAGTAACAGTTGGAGCAGTAGCAATCAAATCAAGGTTAAACTCACGCTCAAGTCTTTCTTTAATAACCTCCATATGTAAAAGACCTAAAAAACCAACTCTAAAACCAAACCCTAAAGCTAGTGATGTCTCAGGTTCATAGGTAATAGAACTATCATTGAGTTTTAATTTATCTAAAGCATCTCTTAAATCTTCAAATTTATCCGTTTCTATAGGGTATAATCCTGCAAAAACAAAAGCTTTGGCTTTTTCAAAACCACCAATGGCTTCTTTTGCCTTATTTTTGGTTAGTGTTATGGTATCGCCCACTTGAACATCAGCAACATTTTTAAGTCCAAGCACGATAACACCCACTTCACCTGATTCTAATTTTTTGGTTTTTATAGGGCTTAATGGATGAGGATAAAAAAGATCTTGTACAAGATGTTTTTTATCTGTACTCATAACTAAAACTTCATCATTTTTAGCTATATTTCCCTCATAAATTCTAACTAAAGCTAAAGCTCCAAGATAATTATCAAACCAAGAATCATAAATTAAAGCTTTAGTAGGTGCTTCATCATCGGTTTTTGGCGCAGGAATTTTTGTGATGATGGTTTCTATGAGTTCTTTTATACCTATACCTGTTTTTGCACTAACACAAATTGCATTAGAGCAATCAATGCCTATAATATGTTCTATTTCGTGCTTAACTTTTTCTATATCAGCTGAAGGAAGATCTATTTTATTTATCACTGGTATGATTTCAAGATCATTTTCTAAGGCTATATAAACATTGGCTATAGTTTGAGCTTCTACTCCTTGTGAAGCATCAACAACAAGTAAAGCTCCCTCACAACTTGCCAAAGAGCGACTTACTTCATAGGAAAAATCAACATGACCTGGAGTATCTATTAAATTTAATACATATTCTTCGTTATTAAGTTTATAATTTAAACGCACAGATTGAGCTTTTATAGTTATACCACGCTCTTTTTCTATATCCATAGTATCCATTACTTGGGCACTCATTTGTCTATCGCTAATTGCACCACACTCGCTGATAATTCTATCGGCTAATGTACTTTTTCCATGATCAATATGAGCTATAATAGAGAAATTTCTAATATTTTTCATCAAAAAACCTTAAGATTGTCTCATTTTTCTTTTTGCTAAACCTATTTGCTCATAAGCATCTATTTCGTTTTTTAAAGTTTTATATCTTTTTTTTAATTCATTATTTAAAAACGAAATATTCTTAGGAGTGGCATTGGCATTTGCTGAAATAGCACTAATAAAATCAAGTTTTCTTTTAGTGGCGCTATCTTTTGGATTAGATCCTAATTTTTGTGAGTTTAAAAACTGCAAAATCAAAGCTTGAATTTCTTGAGAATTTTTTGCATCATTAGCTTTAGATATAAAATC harbors:
- a CDS encoding low molecular weight protein-tyrosine-phosphatase, whose amino-acid sequence is MTKIIFVCLGNICRSPMAEFIMKDLLIKANLNDKFIVSSAGTSGYHDGEDMHYKTKAMLNSKNINSKPFCSQKLSLKMCEENDLIIVMDNSNYNDVVKNFPNFKHKIHKITSYALELGYDEVPDPWYSGDFNETYIILSQACSKLLKTLI
- the thiD gene encoding bifunctional hydroxymethylpyrimidine kinase/phosphomethylpyrimidine kinase, with translation MQAKTKTKIPILTIAGSDCSGGAGIQADLKTFSAHDLFGMSVVLSVVAENTARVISCFDIPTKIIDEQMLAVYEDIEPAAVKIGMLGSKEIITCVKENLLRFKAKNVVIDPVMFAKNGYALMPLENCQFFKDEILSLADVLTPNIPEAEFLCDFKILNEEGMKKAAIKLFKEGAKSVLIKGGHSKDNTNDVFYDGKEFSIFKAEKINTKNTHGTGCTLSSAIASNLALGKEKHEAIKLAKDYVYGAILNSLALGKGCGPTNHFYQFDKE
- a CDS encoding PDC sensor domain-containing protein, with amino-acid sequence MKSIKLKISLIANVIAIICLIVLGIISFIFTKKALNHEVVKAETNYVKVAEKSMRDFKSLHTHSLEQLSQAILRLPYNELNTQEKLMENTGDLLKTVRDINSYLAVYIAQSNGELIVSDPDSDSKGLDYGIYGKADNYDATTREFYIEARKKNGLYITAAYIDATTGLPCFTYAMPLIKDGKFIGVLAIDVLVKDLQEKFNELPGRTFVFDHAYTVFASTDKSLVGGEQNPDIVTVAKAYENAGDYNIFNYTTQNGGDRFGICVKIDGYTTCAGEDVEVIETPALKIAYIQTIIVIFTSIASIVLLYFIISYYLSPLQAIQNGLSSFFDFINHKTKDSTMIDVKSNDEFGVIAKAINENITKTKNALEQDAKAVEQSVETVREVEGGNLTARISAIPANPQLIELKNVLNEMLNVLEQKVGSNMNEINRVFDSYKALDFTTEVANAKGGVEVTTNVLGQEIVAMLRQS
- a CDS encoding uroporphyrinogen-III synthase — protein: MMIYFIGDKEFDGVKTIRLNEIKFLDFEVNLKEFDCLIISSKNALKALMSSKSKIDFDIKLYAVGQKSADFAKELGFKNVKYPSKAYGKNLASEFLSEFKNKKCLYLRAKKISSGLDEVLLNENISLKQLIAYENVAIEPKKDELKIQHPSVFIFSAPSSIEQFLKFFALKNEDKVVVIGQSTALKLHNFKNLYICEKQDLNSCLKLAKSLDF
- the thiE gene encoding thiamine phosphate synthase, whose amino-acid sequence is MKSFKIYLVASKGEKSESEFLNILEASLKAKIDILQLREKNLSTLEFYNLALKVKTLCETYNTPFVINDRIDIAMAVNANGVHIGQKDMPLKKARELLGEDKIIGLTINHKSELANTQGATYLGVGAVFATPSKQDCVVLGIDGLKEITSLSSLPIVAIGGIDETNLNLLKDCNIQGIAVVRAIMQASDPYMATLNLISSFDKTFIGK
- the thiM gene encoding hydroxyethylthiazole kinase, whose product is MIKIVREKNPLIHHITNYVTANDCANVTIAMGASAAMADFYEEQTDFAKISSALVLNTGTINQLVANSMLKATKEYALLNKPIVFDPVALGVSKARDGINFELLNLKGISIVKANASEMASVIGLDGKARGVDSTFVINDEFLEKAREYSYKTKRVLAITGKIDYIINQERIAKVYNGSIMATKITGAGCMCASLCGVFAGALEDKFQASLYALLSFGIASEIAQELSSGSGSFRVNLIDALSNLNDEEIKKRAKYEII
- the lepA gene encoding translation elongation factor 4 encodes the protein MKNIRNFSIIAHIDHGKSTLADRIISECGAISDRQMSAQVMDTMDIEKERGITIKAQSVRLNYKLNNEEYVLNLIDTPGHVDFSYEVSRSLASCEGALLVVDASQGVEAQTIANVYIALENDLEIIPVINKIDLPSADIEKVKHEIEHIIGIDCSNAICVSAKTGIGIKELIETIITKIPAPKTDDEAPTKALIYDSWFDNYLGALALVRIYEGNIAKNDEVLVMSTDKKHLVQDLFYPHPLSPIKTKKLESGEVGVIVLGLKNVADVQVGDTITLTKNKAKEAIGGFEKAKAFVFAGLYPIETDKFEDLRDALDKLKLNDSSITYEPETSLALGFGFRVGFLGLLHMEVIKERLEREFNLDLIATAPTVTYEIYQTDGEVLKIQNPSELPPVNKIDHIKEPYVKATIITPSEYLGNLITLLNRKRGMQVKMDYITPERVLLEYDIPLNEIVMDFYDKLKSLTKGYASFDYEPIEFRVGDLVKLDIKVAGENVDALSIIVPNEKALSKGRELVKAMKEIVPRQLFEVAIQASIGNKIIARENVKSMGKNVTAKCYGGDITRKRKLLEKQKEGKKRMKAIGKVHLPQEAFLSVLKID
- a CDS encoding MATE family efflux transporter, which gives rise to MHNFYTTLNPTKLFIKCALPNMASMAFIYLYVIIDGIFVGKYLGSDALAAMNLMMPFIMISFALADMIAIGSSVQIAINLGKGKIEKARAIFSFCIVLIFAISCLMGILGFFLAKALSAFMGADENIQSLSTEYMQIFAVFAPFTMLAFAMDNYLRICGKTFYSMVVNVVTALSNIFLDWLFIVVFDWELFSAALATCIGMFLGSVLGILPFVFKDLVLKFKKPIIKLQILKNILYNGSSEFFSNISSSFYTILANAFLLELSGSTAVAAFSVILYLSTFVFMLVLAMCDAMQPALSYNYGHRNIARIQAIFKRMFFASWGVSTIVFLFVYFFNNLIVNVFNKDNNQDFIHIAQNALIFFSFSFLFSWFGKLCASFFTALDKPLLSLGISISQSLIFPFLSLSILTQFLGINGVWLATLVGDICMIFIASILLYNTFKNLNS